The nucleotide sequence ATTTTATCTATTTCCGTCACATTTAAAGTTTATCTCCTACTTTAGATCACCCTATATTTCAATCAGAACTAAACATCTTTGCTTGTAATGATTCGTGACAAAAATTGATCAAATGAACATAATATAGATTTCACACATACAGATCGTAGACAgtcttttttcattaaaacaCACACAAAACTTAATATAAGATACATAAAGGATTGATGTGTCACAACTTATTTAATGTGTCAGATGGCTACTGTGAGCCAAGAACACAACACTATAAGTTATCTTTTTAAGAAAGGCAATACGTCATTAATTATGTGTGACACAAAATTTATAATCAAACATAATTACTCCTTGAGAAACTCTTCTTCAAGCAATTCTgcttccacagttttagtatccTGAACCAAAATAGTTCCAGCATCATTAGGAATATTGTCAAATACACAAAGCTTAGTGCATAGGCAGTTCCTTTGGAGTTTGCTACAATGACCATCTTGAAAGTTGTCCTTCTCGATACAAACTTTTCTACATGAAGAGTCGATCCAACATAATCCTTGGAAATATTTGCTTTTTGTTTTGCAAATGTTCTGACCTTGCACCCCTACAATCAATCACGAGTTGTTACAAATGTTTGAAAAGAAAGACACGTAATCAAACCAAATATATACAAAACAACTTTAAAGTGTGAATCATCTCACTGTTCCTAAAGATCAAGTATTACTTCCAATAGTACATATACAAGTTTTATCAAGATTAATTAGCCACTAGACTATAAGTTCATAAAAGTGAAGACCACATTTGAAAATGTATGTGGTgatttatccaaaaaataaattgtttgaaAGAATCAACAATAATGGTTAATGCAAACACTATATATTTTCCAGTCTTTATGTCTTTTTTAAATGGTTCGTTGTCTATTTAGTTACATGTTTTTATTACGATTTCATAATAGACCTAGAGATCCTAGCCCTattttttgacttaaaaatattaGAGTAATACTACACATTATATTATTTGAGGTTTTAGAGgaataaaagataaaaacaaaCCATGGGCAACAAAGAGTGTCATTGCCAGAACCTGAAATGCCATGAAGTAAATGGAACGAACCATAGTCTCTTTGAATGAGTAAAAAAGTTTGCAAATGCttttttaaataataagaaaTATTGCAATTTAGAGTTGTGAATGAACACTGTCACAATGAAGGCATTTATACTCACTGAGATAAGAATAAAACCAAAAAAGATactattttcctttttaatccattttatttttgtttttccgtaatactttaatttcaactttttactGACATGTTTAGACCAAacaattaaagaatattttg is from Capsicum annuum cultivar UCD-10X-F1 unplaced genomic scaffold, UCD10Xv1.1 ctg83172, whole genome shotgun sequence and encodes:
- the LOC107852223 gene encoding flower-specific defensin, giving the protein MVRSIYFMAFQVLAMTLFVAHGVQGQNICKTKSKYFQGLCWIDSSCRKVCIEKDNFQDGHCSKLQRNCLCTKLCVFDNIPNDAGTILVQDTKTVEAELLEEEFLKE